The Eleutherodactylus coqui strain aEleCoq1 chromosome 6, aEleCoq1.hap1, whole genome shotgun sequence genome window below encodes:
- the LOC136571876 gene encoding olfactory receptor 5V1-like — MQNANKTIVTEFILLGFSNFVTFQNILFNVAVLAYVVCIFGNIAIIILVRHDPSLHTPMYFFITIFAALEIMFVSVTIPKLLALLVQTSKTISMLGCFVQMYALNALGETECFLFALMALDRYLAINNPLRYAAIMTQKFCCVLAVCPWIAGFIISFIPTICTILLEYCGPNEINQFFCDLSPLQNLACSNPFVSNLATQIAAVLSVVFPFITIVALYTHIINTVMKIGSTEGKQKAFSTCSSHLIVACLFYCTVIAVYIRPKGSQNDKFLALMYIVVTPPLNPFIYTLRNREVKNSARKLIRHLL; from the coding sequence ATGCAGAATGCTAATAAAACCATTGTGACGGAATTTATTCTCTTGGGCTTTTCCAATTTTGTTACATTTCAGAACATCCTTTTTAATGTTGCCGTCCTGGCATATGTTGTATGTATATTTGGTAACATTGCTATTATCATATTAGTCAGGCATGACCCTTCTCTTCATACTCCAATGTACTTTTTTATAACTATTTTTGCTGCTCTAGAAATAATGTTTGTCTCAGTAACTATTCCTAAACTCTTAGCCCTCCTTGTGCAGACTAGCAAGACAATATCTATGCTTGGTTGTTTTGTTCAGATGTATGCCTTAAATGCTTTGGGTGAGACCGAATGCTTTCTATTTGCTCTTATGGCTTTGGATCGGTACTTGGCTATCAACAATCCCTTACGTTATGCGGCTATAATGACCCAAAAGTTTTGTTGTGTATTAGCTGTGTGTCCTTGGATAGCTGGCTTCATCATTTCTTTCATACCCACAATTTGCACAATTCTTCTGGAATACTGTGGCCCCAATGAGATCAACCAGTTCTTCTGCGATTTGTCTccattgcaaaatttggcctgttcTAACCCATTTGTTAGCAATTTGGCCACTCAGATAGCAGCTGTTCTTTCCGTTGTGTTTCCATTTATTACAATTGTAGCATTATACACTCACATTATAAATACTGTAATGAAAATTGGGAGTACAGAAGGCAAACAGAAAGCATTTTCGACATGCTCCTCTCATCTTATTGTTGCGTGTCTGTTTTATTGCACAGTTATTGCTGTATATATCAGGCCAAAAGGCAGTCAGAATGATAAATTTCTGGCACTCATGTACATTGTGGTTACTCCACCATTGAACCCATTTATTTACACTTTAAGAAATCGAGAGGTGAAAAACTCTGCAAGAAAATTGATTAGACATCTTCTATAA